One Tamandua tetradactyla isolate mTamTet1 chromosome 19, mTamTet1.pri, whole genome shotgun sequence genomic region harbors:
- the MRFAP1 gene encoding MORF4 family-associated protein 1 produces the protein MRPLDIVELAEPEEVEVLEPEEDFEQFLLPVINEMREDIASLNREHGRAYMRNRSKLWEMDNMLFQIKTQVEASEESALNHLQNPDDGVEGRATKRCEKAEEKAKEIAKMAEMLVELVRRIEKSESS, from the coding sequence ATGCGGCCTTTGGACATCGTCGAGCTGGCGGAACCCGAGGAGGTCGAAGTGCTGGAACCCGAGGAAGATTTTGAGCAGTTTCTGCTCCCAGTCATCAACGAGATGCGGGAGGATATCGCGTCTCTCAACCGAGAGCACGGGAGAGCCTACATGCGGAATAGGAGCAAGTTGTGGGAGATGGACAATAtgctcttccaaataaaaacCCAGGTGGAGGCTTCGGAGGAGAGCGCTTTGAATCATCTCCAGAATCCCGACGACGGAGTCGAGGGTAGAGCGACGAAAAGATGCGAGAAGGCCGAGGAAAAGGCCAAAGAGATTGCGAAGATGGCAGAGATGTTGGTGGAGCTAGTCCGCAGAATAGAGAAGAGCGAATCGTCCTGA